From the Leptospira congkakensis genome, the window TTTCTTTGGTAAGTGGGTGAAAAATTACAGTGACTTACTTTTTTCAGGCGACCCTTTTCGAAATCCATGCACTTATTCCACAGAACTGAATCCGAAAATCTTTTACCTTATGACGGGGTTTTGTTGTACATCCCAGATTTTATCCCCAGGGAGGAAGCAGATCAGTTTTTCCTCTCTCTTCTGGACGGAATCGACTGGAAACAAGATGAGGCCATCTTGTATGGAAAACACATTACCACCAAACGAAGTGTGGCTTGGTATGCGGAAAAAGGTTTTTCTTACCGGTATTCGGGAACCACAAAAACGGCACTTCCTTGGTCTCCATTCCTTTTGGAATTAAAAACCAAAGTGGAGTTGGTCTCTAAAGAAAAATTCAATTCTTGTTTACTCAATTTATACCATGATGGAAGCGAAGGGATGGCTTGGCATAGCGATGATGAAACATCTTTACGTCCCAATTCAACAATTGCATCAGTAAGTTTTGGAGCC encodes:
- a CDS encoding alpha-ketoglutarate-dependent dioxygenase AlkB family protein is translated as MHLFHRTESENLLPYDGVLLYIPDFIPREEADQFFLSLLDGIDWKQDEAILYGKHITTKRSVAWYAEKGFSYRYSGTTKTALPWSPFLLELKTKVELVSKEKFNSCLLNLYHDGSEGMAWHSDDETSLRPNSTIASVSFGAERIFRYKHKKTEEKVELQLEHGSLLLMKDVIQRHWLHSLPKAMKVKRPRINLTFRQFGMV